The following are encoded together in the Oreochromis niloticus isolate F11D_XX linkage group LG12, O_niloticus_UMD_NMBU, whole genome shotgun sequence genome:
- the LOC109204581 gene encoding gastric intrinsic factor, translated as MKKPALLSAVLLLLFFVGTSAQGNTNFKVQVNVSPKNIKTYSTSTAYRGSLFGGLTRLKYSNQGFNFQYIPYDDYGPFLQSVNGLAGNSSYYWQLLSGTTPLDVGMGCYLPTANEVVTLKYTKI; from the exons ATGAAGAAgcctgctctcctctctgcagtcctgctgctgctgttttttgttgGGACATCAGCTCAGG GTAACACTAACTTCAAAGTGCAGGTGAATGTGTCACCCAAGAACATTAAGACCTACAGCACTTCTACTGCTTATAGAGGAAGCCTCTTCGGTGGACTGACGAGACTGAAATACTCAAACCAAGGTTTCAA CTTTCAGTACATACCATATGATGACTATGGACCATTCCTTCAGAGTGTAAATGGTTTGGCAGGAAATTCATCATACTACTGGCAACTGCTGAGTGGTACAACCCCACTCGATGTTG gtaTGGGATGTTACCTTCCAACAGCAAATGAAGTCGTCACCCTGAAATACACGAAAATTTAA
- the LOC102080338 gene encoding kinesin-like protein KIF2A, giving the protein MAARRKSNCMKEVEKPQEKRERHRLQQQELREKRAQEVDTTIPNYEIMYMIRDFRASLDCRPLTTADLIEEHRICVCVRKRPLNKKKLSMKDLDVITIPSKDVVMVHEPKQKVDLTRYLENQTFRFDYAFDDSTTNEMVYRFTARPLVETIFERGMATCLLTSDWQLQADLGKQLKFPQNIAKTSLRPDTIIISEASKQLIMLELTVPWEERIEEANERKRGKYQELVQECRGRGWKTFYEPIEVGCRGFAERSLCKVLGRLGVAGVAKKRAIQAVSEAAEKATRWLWIKRADPWVFDLLNRKAKLRVLEDGKQQVQVVGLQEKEVKCTEDVLKLIEVGNSCRTSGQTSANAHSSRSHAVFQIILRRKGKMHGKFSLIDLAGNERGADTSSADRQTRLEGAEINKSLLALKECIRALGRNKPHTPFRASKLTQVLRDSFIGENSHTCMIATIAPGMTSCETTLNTLRYANRVKEFGISPSDIQRLCG; this is encoded by the exons atggcAGCACGAAGGAAGTCAAACTGCATGAAGGAGGTGGAAAAACCtcaagagaaaagagaaagacaccggcttcagcagcaggagctcagggagAAAAGAGCTCAG GAGGTGGACACCACCATCCCCAACTATGAGATCAT gTACATGATCCGAGATTTCCGAGCCAGTCTAGACTGCCGGCCCCTGACCACAGCAGACCTG ATTGAAGAGCACAGAATATGCGTTTGTGTGAGGAAACGTCCACTCAACAAAAAAA aGTTGTCCATGAAGGATTTGGATGTGATCACCATTCCCAGTAAGGATGTGGTGATGGTTCATGAACCTAAACAAAAAGTGGACCTGACCCGCTACCTGGAGAACCAGACCTTCCGTTTTGACTACGCCTTTGACGACAGCACCACAAACGAGATGGTTTACAG GTTCACAGCCAGACCTCTTGTGGAAACCATTTTTGAGAGAGGCATGGCCACCTGCCTCCTAA CCTCTGATTGGCAGCTACAGGCTGACCTGGGTAAGCAGCTAAAGTTCCCTCAGAACATTGCAAAAACATCCCTCCGGCCAGACACGATAATTATTTCTGAGGCCTCAAAACAGCTGATCATGCTGGAACTCACAGTGCCCTGGGAAGAGCGGATCGAGGAGGCCAATGAAAGGAAACGAGGAAAGTACCAGGAACTAGTGCAGGAGTGCAGGGGAAGGGGCTGGAAGACTTTCTATGAGCCCATAGAAGTGGGTTGTAGGGGCTTTGCAGAACGATCACTCTGCAAAGTCCTAGGCCGGCTGGGCGTGGCTGGGGTAGCCAAGAAGAGGGCCATCCAGGCTGTGAGTGAAGCGGCAGAGAAAGCCACAAGGTGGCTGTGGATCAAGAGGGCTGATCCGTGG GTGTTTGACCTGCTGAATCGTAAAGCTAAGCTGAGGGTACTGGAGGATGGGAAACAGCAAGTGCAGGTGGTGGGGCTGCAGGAGAAGGAGGTCAAGTGCACAGAGGATGTCCTGAAACTCATTGAAGTGGGAAACAGCTGCAG AACATCAGGGCAGACGTCAGCCAACGCTCACTCGTCTCGCAGCCACGCCGTATTCCAGATCATTCTCCGGAGGAAGGGGAAGATGCATGGAAAGTTCTCCCTCATCGATCTTGCGGGCAATGAGAGGGGGGCGGATACATCGAGCGCTGACCGGCAGACTCGTCTGGAGGGAGCAGAGATCAACAAAAGCTTGTTAGCCCTGAAG GAGTGTATCAGAGCTCTGGGTCGTAACAAGCCCCATACGCCATTCAGAGCCAGTAAGCTCACCCAGGTCCTCAGAGACTCCTTTATTGGGGAaaactcacacacatgcatg atTGCAACCATTGCTCCTGGGATGACATCCTGTGAGACAACACTCAACACACTACGCTACGCTAACAG AGTGAAGGAGTTTGGGATTAGTCCGTCAGACATCCAGCGGCTCTGTGGCTGA